A section of the Pectinophora gossypiella chromosome 11, ilPecGoss1.1, whole genome shotgun sequence genome encodes:
- the LOC126371031 gene encoding 39S ribosomal protein L34, mitochondrial, whose translation MSGLMSAALQPLRFLRQGLHTITQVSTSNSLVKPDNCLLSSIRTKVRCYFPRPNEVKRVRRHGWETRMSTPNGRKIIMRRLLKGRHVLSH comes from the exons atgTCGGGGTTAATGTCAGCTGCTTTACAGCCACTTAG GTTTCTACGCCAAGGGCTGCACACTATAACTCAGGTGTCCACTAGCAATAGTCTGGTGAAACCAGATAACTGTTTGCTATCGTCTATTAGAACCAAAGTACGTTGTTACTTCCCTCGGCCGAACGAGGTAAAGAGAGTTCGTCGTCATGGCTGGGAGACTAGAATGTCTACACCCAATGGACGCAAAATTATAATGCGACGGTTACTCAAAGGGCGACATGTCTTATCACAttag